The region TCATCGGGAACGGGTCGACGTTGGAGAACAGCGGCACGTAGATGATCTTGTCCGAGTTCTTCATCGGCGAGTGGCCGAAGTGGACGAACACGTCCGTCCGGCGCATCAGGAACGTGTCGAGGTCACACGCGCCGTAGCAGGGCTGGCCCGAGAGGAGGAAGGTCACGTCGTCGGGTGCCAGCTCCCGCAGGTCGTCGGCGACGGCCGGGCCGCGGCGTTTCAGCCCCTCGGGGAACTGGAGGCCGACCTTCTTGGCGTCCTGCTCCTCGATCTCCTCGATGATGCGGTCGAGTTCGTAGTCCCACTCTCGGTCGTGTTTGAGCGCCATCCCCGTGTTTCGGAGGTCGCCCTCGGAAGTCGCATCCGCCGCGTCCTGACTCATTGACGACTCTACCCGCCCGGGACGGATAATCCCCGCGTTTCACGGAACCGGTCGGCCGGGCCGATATTTTCTGACGGATCACCCGAAATCCGGCAGGTCGTCCGGCGCCTCGAACTCTGCCTCCCAGTCGACATACTCGTCTTTCAGCACGTCACAGACCGTCTGTCCTAACTCCGTGAGGCCGGCGTTGATACCCGAGACGGCTCCCCAGGACTGCAGGTCGTCGTGGAGGTTCCGCTCCTTCCAGTCTTCGGGGAGGCCGGGCGCGTGGTAGCCAACCCGGTCGGCGAAATCGTCCCAGAAGAAATCGAACCGTTCGATGAGGTCGAGTTCCTCCACCACTCGCCACTCTGACTCGCCCAGTTTCGCCGTCGCGGCCCACTGCTTGAACGCTTCCTCCCACGCGCCCGCTTTGAGGAACTGTTCCAGTTCCTCGCGGTGGTACTCGTCGCTCTCGACGCTCGCGTCGTCGTACTCGTTGGGGTCGACTGACTGCAGTGTCGGCGGCGCCGGTGGATCCACGTCGAGGCTCATACCGAGGAGTGGTGCCGCGGCCGAAAAAGCGTAGCGACCCGCAATATTCCCGTAATTTCCTTTATCAATATATGGAGAACGACAAATGGGGTCTACTGGCTCGATCCATATATGATGAAGACGGACGATACCACGGCCACTGGCGTTGCCGAGTTCGACCCGTTCGGTGGAACGTTCCGTGATGCGGATGGAAGACGGCTCAGTCTCTCGATTCGCCGGCCACCAGGCGATGCACGCGAGACCTTGGCGGCCCTCTACGACCGCTTCGGCACC is a window of halophilic archaeon DL31 DNA encoding:
- a CDS encoding hypothetical protein (KEGG: hla:Hlac_0884 hypothetical protein) — protein: MSLDVDPPAPPTLQSVDPNEYDDASVESDEYHREELEQFLKAGAWEEAFKQWAATAKLGESEWRVVEELDLIERFDFFWDDFADRVGYHAPGLPEDWKERNLHDDLQSWGAVSGINAGLTELGQTVCDVLKDEYVDWEAEFEAPDDLPDFG